A genomic stretch from Larus michahellis chromosome 7, bLarMic1.1, whole genome shotgun sequence includes:
- the SSC4D gene encoding scavenger receptor cysteine-rich domain-containing group B protein, giving the protein MKGKLHLTGHPLLDTRLRGDRGAAMRLGPHPSSWHGAGRPDIGVVPLSLMPATLLLLLLLGRTGTTSEPALMPFPEIRLANGPSRCQGRVEILYNGSWGTVCDDDWDIVDANVVCRQLGCGHAITLPAAMTFGQGSGPIFLDNVDCKGREAALSECWSHGWGIHNCYHYEDVAVVCNELSPTQASEGPTSRTLTSSVQDGESDGSIRLVSGTDTCQGRVEIFYRGNWGTVCDDDWGLSDASVVCKQVGCGQALDYKSNAYFGYGTGRILLDNVNCDGSEPFLSACYSLGWGIHNCGHHEDAGVICTGLDRSTITSFTTAVALDYEETLTATATAVTDGRDQPSQATEVVTTALLTVEQQSGGVRLVNGNGSCRGRVEVRHHGTWGTVCDDDWDFPDAQVVCRQLGCGTALAATVLGSFGYGSGPILLDNVGCGGGEARLADCFHLGWGQHNCGHHEDAGVICRGADDSGDHFQEATATTTTSAPTRPKDGSLRLVNGSHRCEGRVEMFYLSQWGTVCDDAWDLRDAKVVCRQLGCGHAVGAWGEARYGQGTGYIFLDNLKCKGHEPSLLRCSHIRWDVHNCDHSEDAGAACGIL; this is encoded by the exons ATGAAGGGGAAGCTGCATCTTACG GGACACCCTCTTCTGGACACCCGTCTGCGGGGGGACCGTGGTGCAGCAATGAGACTCGGTCCCCATCCATCCAGCTGGCATGGCGCAGGGAGGCCGGACATCGGGGTGGTGCCTCTCTCCCTGATgccagccaccctcctcctcctcctcctcctcggccgcACTG gcACCACCTCCGAGCCCGCGCTGATGCCATTCCCAG AGATACGGCTTGCCAACGGGCCCAGCCGGTGCCAGGGGCGAGTGGAGATCCTCTACAACGGCTCCTGGGGGACGGTCTGCGATGACGACTGGGACATTGTGGATGCCAACGTGGTGTGTCGCCAGCTGGGCTGCGGCCACGCCATCACCCTCCCGGCTGCCATGACCTTCGGCCAAGGGAGTGGACCCATCTTCCTGGACAACGTGGACTGCAAGGGCCGGGAGGCAGCCTTGAGCGAGTGCTGGAGCCACggctggggcatccacaactgctACCACTACGAGGACGTGGCTGTCGTATGCAATG AGCTCTCGCCCACGCAAGCCAGCGAAGGACCGACAAGCAGGACCCTCACATCCTCGGTACAGGATGGGGAAA GTGATGGCAGCATCCGTCTGGTGAGCGGGACCGACACCTGCCAAGGCCGGGTGGAGATCTTCTACCGGGGGAACTGGGGCACCGTCTGTGACGATGACTGGGGCCTGAGTGATGCCAGCGTGGTGTGCAAGCAGGTGGGCTGCGGCCAAGCCCTGGATTACAAGAGCAATGCCTATTTCGGCTACGGCACGGGGCGCATTCTCCTGGACAACGTCAACTGTGACGGCAGCGAGCCCTTCCTCTCCGCCTGCtacagcctgggctggggcatccatAACTGCGGCCACCACGAGGATGCTGGGGTCATCTGCACAG GGCTGGACAGGTCCACCATCACGTCCTTCACCACCGCGGTGGCCCTGGACTACGAAGAGACGCTCACTGCCACGGCCACAG CAGTGACAGATGGCAGGGACCAGCCCTCCCAGGCCACCGAGGTGGTCACCACCGCTCTCCTTACCGTCGAGCAGCAAA GTGGCGGCGTGCGGCTGGTGAACGGGAACGGGAGCTGCCGCGGGCGGGTGGAGGTGCGGCACCATGGCACCTGGGGCACCGTCTGCGACGACGACTGGGACTTCCCCGACGCCCAGGTGGTGTGTCGGCAGCTGGGCTGCGGCACCGCCCTCGCCGCCACCGTCCTCGGCTCCTTCGGCTACGGCAGCGGGCCCATCCTGCTGGATAACgtgggctgcggcggcggcgaggcTCGGTTGGCCGACTGCTTCcacctgggctgggggcagcacaACTGCGGCCACCACGAGGACGCCGGGGTCATTTGCCGAG GCGCTGACGACTCTGGAGACCATTTCCAAGAAGCCACCGCTACAACCACCACGTCAGCCCCGACTCGTCCCAAGGATG ggTCCCTGCGCCTGGTGAACGGCAGCCACCGGTGCGAGGGGCGCGTGGAGATGTTCTACCTGTCCCAGTGGGGGACGGTGTGCGACGACGCCTGGGACCTGCGGGACGCCAAGGtggtgtgcaggcagctgggctgcgggCACGCCGTGGGGGCCTGGGGGGAGGCACGCTACGGCCAGGGCACCGGCTACATCTTCCTCGACAACCTCAAGTGCAAGGGCCACGAGCCCTCGCTGCTGCGCTGCTCCCACATCCGCTGGGACGTCCACAACTGCGACCACTCCGAGGATGCTGGTGCCGCCTGCGGCATCCTGTGA